In Cicer arietinum cultivar CDC Frontier isolate Library 1 chromosome 7, Cicar.CDCFrontier_v2.0, whole genome shotgun sequence, the genomic window atacatatatatatatatagatggaGTTTATTGTAcatatctttttatattataataggttcatgggttattcaaaacggtcggtgaaaAATAAAGCTAAAGTTGAtggctcaatttgttcatcttacctaCACCGTGAAAtaacacacttttgttctcattatttcaacaacgaaacATTGTCACCAGCTAACGGAAGAAACGCTACTGATAGTGTTTtacgtcatccacatgctttatcagttttttgcttgtatggtcatcatgctggtagggattttccgattttctggccaagtgacaaagtatttaatgcgacacatgttcacgttttgattaactgtactgaagttaaaccatacattgagtacgttttaAATTCCTCttctttttgattatatttatatgattaaattgatattcaccatatatatggtcatcgatcaaGGCATTTTTAACTACAGGACAATCATCTgttgatatacattcaaatttcccattatggtttcaacaacaagtaTATATCGAAGAAAaaaactcctatcaacatccacttgaggcacttatctatgggcccgagtagaagtttcaaagaatggcacacatattacgtcaatggatacaaaatTCACACTAAATCTTGGAccgaaggaaaagaaacaattaatagtggagtttgtatgaaaagtgtgtctgatagtggtgtagtggaagatttctatggcataattgagcatatttacgaaattgactatACATTCCTAGATTATGtgaaaaaagtggtgttgttttactgtaagtggtttgatccatctagtAGAGGAACTAAGAtcaatttgatatccaatactgtagacattcgtatgagcaaaaaatatccacgTTTTAATCCATTTgccctggcccataatgtaagacaagtgtattatgttccttatccatcaactgtcagaagaaaacaaggttggtgtgctgcaatcaaaacaagaccaacgagtggaatagaagaagttgaagcaggtcaaaatgaagaagttgcatatcaaatggatgaaatgtcaaatttggatcatgtgattggagatgagactattagtcaactttgtcatgagtcaaacattggagaagaagttgatgaacaagaaatagatgaattagagaatgatgaaggcagtgacttaattcactcatcaaatgacgacgacgatgatgacgatgacgaagacaattaattaattatgcattatatgtgtgtgtgtgtgtgtatatatatatatataatattatatattgtaatgtgaaatatgaacgacactttatatatatatatatataatttatatatatttctttatttatgtgagtgttataatttatttatgtatatttcattattaatttatgttaattgtacatacacacatatatattatatatatgtatggatatggatatatatatatagacacgGCTTTagtgtcgggagtaggaggatcaGAAGGAACGGGAACAGTGGGaatacgaggaatatccaaaacatcacgtggtaagaaaaaagttgataaaccacgtgttgttaatgactcatctctcatgccgatgctgacgattggtactagtggtggaACTATTCCTCTATATTCTGAGGTCCCTGTAGAGCCTTATACCATAGACGAAATAATAGAACCCgaatgtgttgattgctacaaccgcattgtcatcACTCCAGAAGGAGATGAGTATGTAAACTATGATTTGTTAAATTATGattgttaaatatttcattattgcaTGTTACattactttatatttaatttgcatgtaaactttgaagatatcttccttttaaatcatctgcaaaggcaattgctgaagtcatacaagagaaatataaaaaatcatagtTGTCTTGGGtagataaaagaggataagacacctcaatttagcgaagttgatcaatttttacattgtttcaaagtaagtgattagattaatttatttaattactaattatacatgtgattgcttaattgaattatatttttaatattttttaaatttaaacaaacaacagactaaatgtacttggaaaagagagcatgatgctGCAGTTTTGGCTTCTATTGATCATCGTTTTTCCAAGCGTCTCTCATATATGTTGGCGTACGCACGTAATAAAGGCGAGGAAAAACGgcctaattggattggtgaaCATGTTTGGAgtgctttgtggaggaaatggaacacatatgcttacaaacagaagagagaaaaaacaaagattaatagagcatctgagaggtgtaccagtactcataagggaggttccatgtctgctgaagaaattaaatattatatggtaattactatttataatatatatatctattaatttatattcaactaatcatcacatttcaccaacttataaacttgacattaatttaatattttaggaaaaacaacttggaagggaggtcactcaggcagagatacatcgctatcttcatgttaatcatgaaacaaatgagtatactaatgaattataaaaaatgattcaggtaattattatatattaattagatctctaaattattatatattaactaataactatttttattttttatttttttattttttatataggaacaacttcaacaagtcatgaaagaatgggatgatcatcaagctactcttcctcctgctcagcgagctggtccagtgcaacggaaacaatatgagaccgcaagttttatgAATATCAGTGGTGGCAAATACAAAGGGCGTGTGTTGGGTGCCTGTTGGGTGggttcactccccaagtggaacccactagttttattattattattattattattattattattattattattattattattattattattattattattattattattattattattattattattattattattattattggaaaaaaaaagaaagaaaaaaaaaggtattattgggctaggcccacgtgaaggaaataaaagggatttagaaatcctaagaattagAAGAACGAAAGAGAACCTgacaaagaagaaaaataagggtttggttccggtggtgacaacaggtgtgtagcaaacttgtttcgtttgatctacaaatttagtatgttatttatatcactgagtttgttattttaatatatagtttgagtagttttatcttcgcTGAGAGTagctttggcatacccactttagtggaaggttgttattgttgatcgatgttccctattgttattaggaagactctggtgtacccataaattattatagtggaagttttactggactaggtcctgTGGTTTTTATtatctcaatttgagggaagttttccacgttaaaaattgcgtttgtctcatatttaattttctgccaattatttttgctctggaattgtattttctgtttgaccgtttatctgcacaggtggaggaaaaatattccgcattattgagataattatctctAATTATCTCTAATTTTTCCCCAACAgtgccggtagtttatcatcaacctttgtgaaaggtccaaccggctatattcagactgagacgtcttcttcttatgctacTATAGACcgatctcatcgtccgtcgatagataatcttgaccagttaaaggAGCAGTGggcaagtgagcaagaagaaaagacacaacagctgatacaagcagcaattgataaattgaatgaggaatGGAAATAAAAGTTTCAAGAGCGGCAGCAGCAatttcagcagcaacaacaatttcaacaacaacaattttgaTTTCCTCTtgtgtttcatcagcagttcctgcctcggcctcaatacttgcatcaacaaccactattccagcagcaacaaaattactccCAATACtcccaacaacaacaaccacctccaaatttccaacaacaacaccaggatcctccgaactctgccttccagcaacaacaacagctaatgtttcagcaacaacaatattttcataattatcagtATGTTCCGTCATCTTCACATCAgcttcctcaacctcaaccatatcatcaaactgcataccgaccaactatgccaacagctgGCTTGACTAGACCAGAgttaaatcaacctcaaccagctatggctcctccttcgactagtagtggtgtaattgaagatgaaatccaatttcaaaccatgatgtctcctccaacacaaattaataatacttttgagggacttctgtCGTCGGGTAACATTGCACGAAATAATGATGGTGTGAGTGAGgctgatcagaggaattattatgaggattgatgtatttgaataatttcataattttatttttgggttgtatgaacacatatttatcttgtcctagttaattattgtgtgtttaattttgggtttgtaagacattatttattaattttggaatgttttatttggtttggtagtaattactttaattgttattaatattatatttttatatataatagttattttaatttataaattttatatttattttaatttaattttaatttaattttaatttaattttaattaatctttaattataattataatttaaatattatattttaaatttaatgtaaatgataattaaattgtaatattatatttttaatttaaatttttaatttatattcagattagtttattatatattaaatttaatttatattgatattatattttaaatttaatttaaattttaatttaattataatattgtaattttaatttaaattttaaatttatattcgtattaatttattatatataatattataataaagtattaatttcgaatttaaaaaattaatttttaatatagttaatattttgtggtggcttaagccctcacaaaatatttattttttaatttggaacatcctttgtggcggcctaaaccctcacaaagggaagcatttgtggcggcctgggccctcacaaagacttaattttttaaaatcagtttgtcttttgtggcggcctatgccctcacaaagtgatgcatttgtggctgcctatgccctcacaaaggtAGGCGTTTGTGACGACCTTTGCCCTCACAAAGAACAATGTAAATTTCACATTTTGTAGCCGTTTTGACTaccttatttgtggctgcctaaggccGTCGCAAATGCCCCATTTGTGGCTGTGTTtttccctttgtgagggcttttggccctcacaaaatacatgttttcttgttgtgagtTATTTGGCCAATTCTCCCAAATAGCCCAAGATCATGGAATAATGCTATCTGAAAAGAGGAGCCAGTTAGCTCAGACAAAGATCGATTTTTTGGGAATGCATTTCTCTCAGGGGAAATATCAACCTCAACCTCACATTGCTCAAGAACTGTTAAATTTTTCAGATGAAAACCTCATTATTAAACAAATCCAGCAATTTCTtggtataattaattatatcagGAAGTTCATCCCAAAGCTTGCTAGATACACAAGTCCACTGTCACAATTGCTTAGGAAAAATCTTCCACCATGGGAACCGAAGCATACTGAAGCTGTCAAAGCCCTGAAAAGGATTGCATAGACTTCAGATGCCCTGAAAATTCCTGGAAATTGGAAAAGAATCCTACAAACTGATGTTAGTGATCATTATTGGGGCGCAGTCTTGATAGAAGAAATCAACAGAGTAAAACATTATTGTAGTCATGCTAGTGGTCAATTCAAGGAAGCCGAAAAACATTACCACACCACCTACAAGGAAGCACTTGCAGTTAAGTTGGGAATccaaaaatttgaatttcacCTGAGGGGTTATCAGTTCGAGGTCCAAATGGATAATTCGTCTTNNNNNNNNNNNNNNNNNNNNNNNNNNNNNNNNNNNNNNNNNNNNNNNNNNNNNNNNNNNNNNNNNNNNNNNNNNNNNNNNNNNNNNNNNNNNNNNNNNNNNNNNNNNNNNNNNNNNNNNNNNNNNNNNNNNNNNNNNNNNNNNNNNNNNNNNNNNNNNNNNNNNNNNNNNNNNNNNNNNNNNNNNNNNTTTCCCTAGGATTCTCGAGTTTAAGAATAAAATGCCTTTAGATCCCCAAACTCTTAGGCTCAAAGATTAGTTTTCAAGATATGATTTTACGGTAAAACATATTAAaggaaatcaaaatttaattccTGATTTACTTTCCAGACCTACGAAGCCTATCCAGATCGTCACCAAAAAACACACATTTCCATTGATTCTTATGATCAAATCACTACCAGCCCATGGCTCTACAATAAAAGATTTTCCTCCTGAAGTGGAATCGTCTTTTTCACCATCCATACTCAAAGAGTACGCCAAAAagaatcttttttattttatggtgaAGATTATGAAAGTGATAAAAAGATTTCCAGACCACACCCTTTTCCTTATAGACACACCCTTCTATTTACCATTCCTGATAGACCCAAAGTTTAAGTTTACTAAAAATCATTTATGGTATATTTAGTGTGCAACTAGCTTGTATGTTATGCCTATCTATGTCCCAACTGAAGCAATGTACAAGCACCTGACAGATCCAAAGAATCACAACTCCTTGATTTGAATTGCACTTGGATGGTACTCTCCATTGGAATGGTGGAGAAAACAATTAGAACCGGTCTTAGATGAGGTCAAAGGAACAAAATTAACACATGAAGCTGTTAGCAAACTTAAGACGATTTTCATACTACATAGACCATATCCGACAGATTCTAGGACTAAACTCCTCATTAGCGCAAATTATGTTGATCTATGGGAAACTGTTGAAGATTATCCTCCAAGTTTAAAGGTTATGAATGAATTAATGGATtatctcaattttattaatcttcATAATCAAGGAAAAGCCCAAGCTAAAACAACCTGCATCAGTCATGGAAATCTTTCATCCCAATGGCAGCCGATTAGTCCAGAAGAATTTTCATGCATCGGTCATAAAGTTCTCAAGAATTCCCAATGGCAGATAGGGAGGATACAAGAAACTAGAGAAAGCTCTACTCGACTAGAACAAAACTCTGAAATAAAAATTGAGCAACAACTTGCAAAATTGAATTCTGAAGAAAATCCAATGGATATAGATACTGTCGAAAATCCCAGTGAAGAAACTTTGAGAGAGATGCTAGAGGACATTTGGCAGTATGAACCACAATATTCCCCTAGCTATTTTCTAGAGGAGTACTTGTCTGATCAGAATTCGTCCCCAAGTCACGAGCCTATCTGTAAAGAATAATAAGTCAAAAGTGTCATAATTATGTCTTGTATAATTATTGCTTGAATATTTATACTTTTGTTTGCTTGTGTAAAAGGATGTCAATAATGTAACATAATAGTCAAAAGGTGTCATGATTAGGTCCTCCATAGTCAAAAGGTGTCATGATTATGTCTTTCATAATGGAAAATCATTGTAATAATGCTTATAATGGCATGATCATGAATAGTATGTACTTTGTCCTTTGTGTAACTCATTGCTATAAAATGAGATGTCTTGTAACATATGAGCCAAGAGGCATTCGAAATAAAACCTTAAGTGTTCTTAAGTATAAACATGttattctaaattttctcttctttctgaAGGCTCTAGTTATTATGTTCATATCATGAACACCCTATAAGAGATGCAAGTATGTTATACACTCGCCTCAGAGATGAGGATCTTGTGTATCAGAAAACATTTGCTACGGTCCTTTCTATCATAAGATTGtagttttaattgataatatgtGCCTTGAGATTTGTAAGCCAATGGATGGCGTTCTGTTATCCCTGTTTGATAATTCAATTAAGACTATATCTCATGATATGGAAGGCTCCCGGCCAGCGTGGATTAAcactaattaattgaaataaattaacatttagtACTTAAAACCGTATGGCATTATTACTTTGACgtatgatttaataaaaaatctaatttaatgattgaatcatcaaaatagtcgttgaaaaatacaacttttttttaccgtagatttattaatattaatattttgatgattaagAAGTGATTTAGTTGATTCTTAATGATAATCTAAATTACCATGTCATTTTCATAAGAAACGGATAGAGTTTAAAAATTGCGGTGACTGAAACAAGGACAAGAAATCCAAAGGGGAGGGAGGGGATGTTTCCAAGTAGAAGTTATAATTTGCATACTATGGTAACCACGTGTCAGTTCCTAGGCCAGCGAAGCCACTACGGTAGTTGAACCATACAAAAATCAACAACATCACTCATCACTCATTTTTACACCACTATCGTCCCAAATCCCTTCTCTGACACACACCCAACATGGAGACTGAGAATAATGTAAAAGGATCAGGGATTTTGAATGTGGAACCAAAACCCAGTAATGGCTTCACTTCAAAAGTGGTTGATTTGTTAGAGAAGGTTGTTGTCAAGTTGTTTTATGATTCTTCACTTCCTCATCATTGGCTTGCTGGTAATTTCGCACCTGTTCAAGATGAAACCCCTCCCACTACAGACCTAACTGTTAAAGGCTTCCTCCCGGTTAGTTCTTCAATTGCctcttttttaattcttttttttattcttttcccTGAATTTGAAGTGGAAAACCTAGGTAAGGAATGAACATAATCTAGATGATTAGAGAaagcaaaattaattttgatgtacTGATATAGTTGAAGTTGTTTTTTTACACAATCATTAATTCATGTGATATATTCAAAGTTTGACTTTTTGAGTTGGTGATCATGTTTGATTCTGTAgtgataaaaattgattttgaatgaattgattttagttaaaagtgagttgaatgtaaagtagtttatgttttgaaacatttacataaaaatgtgttgaacaataaattttttgtaaaaatcatgTTTAGACTTAAAAGCTACAAATTCTATTGATTTTGATGTGCATTGCAGGATTGCTTGAATGGAGAGTTTGTTAGGGTGGGACCCAATCCGAAGTTTGCTCCTGTGGCTGGATATCACTGGTAAAGCTTGTCTCCTTTTTTCGAATGTTTTGAACAGTATATTATGAGATCTTGCACCATTCTTGGTGGAAAATACATATCTAGGTGATCCATATAGCTTATCAGtatattgatttttcttttccCTTATTTACTTTGTATGGAAAGGTTTGATGTAGATGTTTACGTGGAGCTTTTTTAGTTTATCTGAACTGAAAATTTATTCTTGATGTGGAGTTCTATGCTCATACGGCACTTTCCCTCTGTTTTTACAGGTTTGACGGAGATGGGTGCGTGATATTGGGTTTCCAGTAACTATATAAAGTTCGTAATTTTGGTATCTAGTCCCCGAATATTGATCTATGTATATCAATTAACTGCAGAATGATTCACGGTTTGCGTATCAAAGATGGAAAAGCTACATATGTTTCACGTTTTGTGAAAACTTCTCGTCTTAAACAAGAAGAATACTTTGGAGGCTCTAAATTTATGAAGGTATATAAAGAAAGTAAAAGTATAGAAGCTTAGTGATATAAATGTTTGTTTTATACTTGCAAGATAAATGTGTCTTCTTGTATGCCATTTTCAGATTGGAGATCTCAAAGGTCTACTTGGACTTTTAATGGTTAACGTACAAATGTTGCGAGCTAAATTGAAAGTACTGGATGTTTCTTATGGAACTGGAACAGGTAACTTAGACTGTGTCAAATTTCAAGATcatagtttttttctttttacatttAGCAATTTTCTCAGTACAACTCAAGTAGTGTTTCATAATGTTTTGTAATGCATGTCTAATTCGAAGATTACATTTGTGTTGGGAAATAATTTTCTGAAACCATGTAGAATTGGAAATAATTTTCTGAGTATTATTTCTAAAGTAATGAGTACAATCACTAAACTGTTTAAATAGACTATGCTATACCTAATGGACCTAATTCACGGTTTGAATACAATTTGCACAAATAATAGTTAAATATGTGCATCACCACAGGAAGATATGAAACTAACTTGTGCACTCACTCTTATGCCTACCAGCTAATACAGCTCTTGTATACCACCATCGGAAGCTTCTAGCACTCTCAGAAGGAGACAAACCTTGTAAGTAAtgtactttttttgttttacttttatgAAAGATATAAACTTGTTGATTATATCCAAAATGTTATCAACTGAATAGAACATGAGGTTAAAAAGATTCATCAAGGTCAGGTGTGTTTATGATTTTAAGCTATGAAGCATTGATACCCGACACGATACTCACACTTACATGTAAacttcaataataatttaagaaagtGGAAGCGATTGAGTGTAACTACATGTGTGTGACAGTGTCGGACTCCGGACACGCCTTTAATCTTAAGTGTCAGTGCTATATAGATCTTACAAAGCAAgggttttgttttctttttcaatgGAGAAAACAACTTCAGTCCAATTATTGACTCAATTGTATCACAATATTCAACTAGCTATAGTTGTATTTACCTCTTCTACTATGGTACTAAAGTAGTGCCATTTTAAATTTTGCAGATGCTATTAAAGTTTTTGAAGATGGTGATTTGCAGACACTTGGCTTGCTAGACTATGACAAGAGATTAGGCCATTCCTTCACTGCTCATCCAAAAGTTGACCCATTTACTGGTGAAGCCATCTTTATATAAGTGATTAagtttatttgagtttatctactgCCATCTTTAAATAAGTACTTAAGTTTATTTGAGCTTATCTACTGACATAAGCAGTTGTGAGATTGGTTGAGAGAGTTTATGGAACCAACTTATGACATGTTCATAAGCTGttttcaacatattttttataagctCTCCAAGAtaacttatgaaaacaacttataacctatatgaaaatagtttgacttttttacttttaatctttttttatagaaataacttaATACACAAGCACTTAATTAAGATGTTTATCCAAACAGTGCTTACCAGAATAGTAATTCTGGAGGAAACTGGTCTGAACAGATATAATGATGGAATACTGCTGatactttatttattaattcTTTGTTTATGAACTTCTAACAGAGAGTAGTTACAAAGAAATACAATTAGAGAGAAGAGACTAGAATGGTAACTGCTAATAACCACCTAGGAATTAGAGAGCCTAGTCTCTCCCAACCTCccaatacataaaaaatacccAATTGCCTCTCTTTTCCCTTTCAgcctatatttataatactaaATTCCTAGAAAAGTTTATAACTTCCTACAGCAGTTACTACACacacaatatatatttaataataataaaataaaataaatgaaattgcCTACTAATACTACATAACTTCTGCTCAACACtaatatgatttatatgctTATTTCTAACATAAGTCCTGGTGACAAGAGGCCTATACTAACAAATTCCTACAAATAATTTTCCTATTTGCAGGGGAGATGTTTACATTTGGATATTCACATACACCACCATATATCACATACAGAGTAATTTCAAAGGATGGTTACATGCATGATCCTGTACCCATAACAATATCCGATCCCATCATGATGCATGACTTTGCCATCACAGAGAATTATGCAATATTTATGGATCTTCCTCTGTACTTTAGGCCAAAGGTATTGCATGTGATTTGGTCACATGATCTTTGTTTATATTATTGCTAAAAATAACGCTTTGCTTCCACAATT contains:
- the LOC101500703 gene encoding carotenoid 9,10(9',10')-cleavage dioxygenase 1, translated to METENNVKGSGILNVEPKPSNGFTSKVVDLLEKVVVKLFYDSSLPHHWLAGNFAPVQDETPPTTDLTVKGFLPDCLNGEFVRVGPNPKFAPVAGYHWFDGDGMIHGLRIKDGKATYVSRFVKTSRLKQEEYFGGSKFMKIGDLKGLLGLLMVNVQMLRAKLKVLDVSYGTGTANTALVYHHRKLLALSEGDKPYAIKVFEDGDLQTLGLLDYDKRLGHSFTAHPKVDPFTGEMFTFGYSHTPPYITYRVISKDGYMHDPVPITISDPIMMHDFAITENYAIFMDLPLYFRPKEMVKNKTLIFSFDSTKKARFGVLPRYAKDEKLIRWFELPNCFIFHNANAWEEEDEIVLITCRLENPDLDMVSGAVKEKLENFNNELYEMRFNIKSGEASQKKLSASAVDFPRVNESYTGRKQRYVYGTTLDSIAKVTGIIKFDLHAKPDSGKTKLEVGGNVEGLYDLGPGRFGSEAVYVPRIPGTDSEEDDGYLIFFVHDENIGKSFVHVIDAKTMSADPVAVVELPQRVPYGFHAFFVTEDQLQEQAKL